The genomic segment CAACGTCCAGCTACCTCTCAGCACCCCAGGATGCGCCGTGAGCAAGATCGTCTGGACACCTTCCAGAACTGGCCCCTGGCTAATATCACTCCCTCGGAGCTGGCCAAGGCAGGATTCTTCTACTTGGGACAGGGTGATAGGGTGGCGTGCTTCTCTTGCGGTGGAAATCTAAGCAACTGGGAGCCAGGAGACAGGGCCGTGTCGGAGCACCAGAGGCACTACCCCTCCTGCCGCTTTGTGAGGGGTGACGGAACAGATAATATTCCCCTTCCGGCGTCCATCACGTCCCTCAACGTGTCCAATCCTGCCATGCAGCTGTGCGAGGAAAGACTGCTCACATTTGTCAGCTGGCCGACAAGGATTCCTGTGCGACCCGATCAGCTGGCCAAAGCTGGTTTTTATTATGTGGGTAAGAATCTTTTTAATCTGTATTTGAAGTGCACGATGCACCATTTTCAAGAGGGTGCTTCCCACATGACGGAATACAAGGTAAAGCACACGAAAACGGCATGTGAAACAGAACATTTtgctacaaacaaaaacaaataagtagCAAGAGGAAACAAAGTGATATGGGTGGGATTGGTAAGGTTTTCCAGCTGTTTGCAGTTGTGTATGCATGATACACACATTATTGTTAATCAGTGACTTAAAGGTTAATACAGCTGAATAAGGCCAACTGTTGTCTTGCCTGTAAGTAAGTAATTGTCATGGTCTTTGGTATTGTAATATAAACAACACCTGAAATTTTGCTTTGAAGGTCGAAATGATGATGTAAAGTGCTTCTGCTGCGACGGTGGATTGAGGTGCTGGGAGTCGGGTGACGACCCATGGGTGGAGCATGCTAAATGGTTTCCAAGGTTGGTATCAGCTACAGTGTTACTTTGTACAGACAACCAACAGGATGCTGGGTTAACTTTTTTAGATGTTAAGATTTGATTACGGAATATCCTACTTGAGTGGATTACCAAAAATAGTCGTATCTGTAATAGTGTGCATGACGGTACTACTTATACCACATGgaaacccccctcccccaccgTGACACATAAATAACTTCAGAAATGAGATCAGACTCCATTTATTTCTGAAGCCTTTCAAAAGAGCAGGAAAACACTGGTTAAAGTAAGATTCATTCCAGGGGGCCAGCTGCTTTATGTGAAGATACATCTCAATAAGGGACATTTAATCAGCCAGGGTACCAAACATAACCATTTACTTCCCAGTCTTGAAATTCAGAACCCCTCCAATAAAACATAGCATATGGTCAGGAACCAGGAGTCTGAGGAATCAGCCCCTGTTTGTTAACCCTGTTAGAAAGTGAGCGTTGTTCACAAAAGTACAATGTCTTCAAATTGTGTGTGCCTCCTCAATGTTCTTTATTTTGCCACTTGCCTTGTTAAATCACACAAGCAGCTTGAAAGATTGTCCATCTGCTTCTTTTGTATTTGCAGATGTGAGTATCTTCTGCAGGAAAAGGGTCAAGATTTCGTCCATCAGATTCAGGCCAGGTTCCCACGTCTCTTTGAGCAGGTATATGACCACTGGGTGCTGTGATGAAGGTTAAAAAGGACTCGCTTTTGGGGCAATAGATaacattttttctctttttgtttttgtttattcttagTTGTTGGCAAATGGGGACCACAGTTCTCGTGAATTTTCTGATCCAACAGGTATGTGTGAATAAGATGTTGGTTGTTCTATACTGTACTctattggaataaaaaaaaaacaactactaaGTTTAGTATTTTGCTTCAAAACTGAAAGATGGATAGTGCTAATTTAAAaattaatgcatatttgtttggTTTAAGGCCAGTTTGCAAATTAAATGATTTTTATTAAACTTCTTCGTGAAATGTTAATCATGACTCACTGACATTTTAAACAGTTCACACTTAGTAATATGTGGATCTCAGTGTCCAGCGAAAATACGTTGCTGGTTATTTAAGTAAAATGTGTTAGGACTCTACATAACATATTCATGACACGTTAACGTTCCAGTAACTTAAACCCTGTGCATTTACTGGAACAGTCCTGCGAAGAAGTCCTGCCTTTTGCCCTTCACTCATGCATGCACTGACGGAAGAATGACTAGTAAATGTTATGTTAGTGGGTGTAGACGggtttagaaaaaaatacaatacacccAACCCAACAGAAAATCCTCATAGAATACTTATAATGGTGTCCAttactaaataaaatgtgtttaattcttTACATAACTCGGTcaaaaatttaatttattttttttttaaaacaatatctaATCGttcaaaaatatacatttctaaGGAAGCAGTCACAAATTGACATGACAGAAAGGAAATTGAGATGACAACTTGCGTCAGTTGAGTGTTCTTTAGAACTACTTCATCAATGATTACATTTCACACCCTGGTCTTCATAATTCCATTTTGTGTATAAacagttgtgttttttcttttgttgctgtaGGCAAGTTTAAACTTCTGCATCATGTATCGACTTGTGACTGGAATCCTTTTGAAATCTTGTGATAATTCAATCTTTGTCCCTTTTAAGATGAGCAATGATATAGTCATAATTTCTGATGAAAGTTTTCCACTCCTGTGAAATGCCTCCTAGCTTGTTCCGCTAAGTCTTTTGAGCAGTTAGTGTAGAATCCAACGTCTTTGTGCCTGTTTCTAATTAGTGGTTCACCTTGGGGTTGGAGAGGAGAGGTCTGAGGATGCAGTCATGATGAACACCCCAGTGGTGAAGGCAGCCCTGGATATTGGGTTTGACCGAAATCTTGTGAAGCAAACGGTCCAGAGCAAAATATTGAGCACGGGCGAAAACTACAAAACAGTCCAGGAACTCGTAACTGATCTCCTCAACGCTGAAGACGAGAaaagagaagaagaaaaagagagaaTTGCAGAGGAAATGGCTTCAGGTATACaattcagaaataaatatattcaaacTAGCAGCTCCATGCACAGTGTTGTTGGCAAAGGCAGAAATGTAATTTCTCCACCATAAACATGAAAGTGTTTCTACCACCAGTCAGTTTAACTGTATGCATCTTCACTACCATTATTTCACTATTCCTATTATGTTTTTACTAGTATTATTACTACACTTTTATTTAGACATACCCACTTCCCAGCTATTCTTTCACAATGTCACTCACACCTTTACTGTTGAATGTATACAAGTTTGACACAGTAATCCCTAGTAAAGAAGTACAAATAGTTCCTCTTGGGTTCAGTATATTGTAATGGTTTCACGTCCTTGTTAATGGTGTATGTATAGCACGCACTTCtgaacacagcaaaaaaaaaaaaaaaaaaaaaaaaaatgaactaacCCTGTGGTTAAGCATTGACCATATAGGAACAGACAATTCAAGAAGATGACCTTGCTAAAATAATGCAACAGGAACAGCACTCGGAATTTTTATTTGGCTATATTTAGAAGTTCCATGTGTAAATCACGTTCAATTTCAGTCATGCAGCTGgctgttaaaatgcattacatactgtttaaaaaagcatattttatgaCACAAAGTTGTTGTTAGTAACAACAGTACAGTTTGTGTTCCATATCCAGTTCTGATGTCTGAGGATAGCGGAGTGTTTACAGTTATAACACCCCTGGCAGTACTGAATGAGAATGAAGTTAAAGGGTTAACTGGGCAGATCAAGTTCCACACACGCCCTGGAAATCCCCAAGCTAGGATTCTCGGAAGTTCCCACATTTGTTTGTGCCTTATCACTGGGTCAAAATTGTGTCTTTATTGcaatttttaaacaatatgcttcCAAGAACTGCAGGATTTTATCAATCGTGAAAGGTCCAGAatgcttttattgtattacacCCTTCCTCTTCTTGCCATACATAATGCACCTTCATACGTGGGCTTTATAACAATCGGAGACAAATAGAGTCTTGCAGTCTGTGAGCCAAAATGGTTGTGCCCCAGTTACTGGTCTGTTTTGTGTGGATGGTGAGGAGTATTTTAAATCATTTGTCCACTTAAAGAGCATTCGCGAAGAAGTGTTGCTGTTAAGTTGATTTCAggaagtatttaaaaataaatatcttgTGACACAAAGTATGGTAGCTACTGGTGAACTTTGTACACACTGACGATTATGATAAAAAGACGAGCAGTGATGCCAAGGTACATTGTGTTGCACAGTGTAATCTGGCACGGTTATCAAGGCTTGAGAAACTGGGTGAGCCGTCCTGTGGAGCAGAAACAGTATTGAAGTTGcagataattaattaaatatttcctgtgttgctgttttacacattttaatatgCCAATACACATTTGCAGGAAAAACATGGAAAATGTGCTTCATGTGCATTCCAAGTGACTTGCTTCTAACTGGTATTTTAAATGCGTTATTTGGAAAGTTGATGCCCAACATGTTTACATGATACTGGTGCTGTGTAGATTTGTTGTTGGAAACAGGGTCAGTTATACAGTAGCACCTTCAATTTAAAACCGCAGTAAATGGTGGcatgatatattttcttttgaagGTTGCTTCACTATTGCAATAGTATAAGCATATATGAGTAGTTTGTGGAAGTTACTTCATCTCAAAAGTATGAAAACTAAGCAGGATGTAGTCTGGAAATGACTAACTGAATGTCTGGCCAAACCACTGTTGCCCATGAGTATGCAGGGCGACCATGTTGGGGGGGGTTTCCTTCTGTCTCATATTCCACCTGCATGAAATCACTTGAAATGGTTCCAAAAGCAGAAATGATGTGTGTTTGAGGAATTGTGCCCTGTACTTGACCAAGGGTTTAAAATCCTTATCCCTCTCCCAGTGCAATATTCTCAGAACTTAGTTACCGGTTCTCATGTTGTTTGAATTTTCACTTTGACTGGAAGCCCACTTGTTATTTCACAACGACAATAATGATACAGAGgcaataaagtgtgtgtgtgtaatatatatagacgtgctcaaatttgttggtacccttacagctcattgaaataatgcttcattcctcctgaaaagtgatgaaactaaaagctattttatcatgtatacttgcatgcctttggtatgtcatagaataaagcaaagaagctgtgaaaagagattaattattgcttattctacaaagatattctaaaatggcctggacacatttgttggtaccccaaataattggattatagtgatatttcaaactaattagtttctttaattagtatcacacatgtctccaatcttgtaatcagtcattcagcctatttaaatggagaaaagtagtcactgtgctgtttggtatcattgtgtgcagcacactgaacatggaccagagaaagcaaaggagatagttgtctgaggagatcagaaagaaaataatagacaagcatggtaaaggtaaaggctacaagaccatctccaagcagcttgatgttcatgtgacaacagttgcaaatattattaagaagtttaaggtccatggaactgtagccaacctccctgggcgcggccgcaagaggaaaatcgaccccagagtgaacagaaggatagtgcgaatggtagaaaaagaaccaaggataactgccaaagagatacaagctgaactccaaggtgaaggtacgtcagtttctgatcgcaccatctgtcgctttttgagcgaaagtgggctccatggaagaagacgcaggaggactccacttttgaaagaaaaacataaagccagactggaatttgctaaaatgcatattgacaagccacaatccttctgggagaatgtcctttggacagatgagtcaaaactggagctttttggcaagtcacaatcagctctatgttcacagacgaaaaaatgaagctttcaaagaaaagaacaccatacctacagtgaaacatggaggaggctcggttatgttttggggctgctttgctgcgcctggcacagggtgccttgaatctgtgcagggcacaatgaaatctcaagactatcaaggcattctgcagcaaaacgtactgcccagtgtcagaaagctctgtctcagtcgcaggtcatgggtcctccaacaggatagtgagccaaaacacacagctaaaagcacccaagaatggataagaacaaaacattggactattctgaagtggccttctatgagtcctgatctgaatcctatcgaacatctatggaaagagctgaaacttgcagtctggagaaggcacccatccaacctgagacagctggagcagtttgctcaggaagagtgggtcaaactacctgttaacaggtgcagaagtctcattgagagctacagaaaacgtttgagtgcagtgattgcctctaaaggttgtgcaacaaaatattaggttagcggtcccatcatttttgtccatgccattttcatttgttttattatttacaatattatgttgaataaaaaatcaaaagcaaagtctgatttctattaaatatggaacaaacaatggtggatgccaattacttttgtcagtttcaagttatttcagagaaaattgtgcattcttcgttttttgtggaggggtaccaacaaatttgagcacgtctgtgtgtgtgtgtgtgtgtgtatatatatatatatatatatatatataatatatatatatataatatatatatatattcttgcaCAAAGTTCTTGCACAATCTTCATTGTACTAAAATACACATTGCACTGAAAAATGGAATTTGAAGGTAATATCAGACTTTGCCCTTGTCATGTAACCTGTTccatccttttttgttttgtttcattttatacaggtgtttttttttaaattgaattgataTATTTTTGCCCCCAAAGATGATGCAGTTTAAGACATTGTAGTTCTAGTGACCCTAGCAATTCCTTGTAACACATGTTTTGCTGTGGAGCCTTAAGAGAATATCAGTAAAACACGAATAACTGAAACATTATGCCCCcatggatgctttgtttttgttcataaaaaaagaaccactaatttgttttgttttgtttttgttagtacTTCTGATATGGCTTCCCTCCTAATATTAATCTCTACTAAACATAGGAACATCTTTAAAGGCAAACGCTTGAATGTAACAAAGGTTGTAGAGttctttaaatgttatattttttccttttcagaTGGCTTTACCTTTCTAAAGAGGCATCGTCTTGTCCTGATTCAGCGACTGAAAAGTGTGAAAAGTTTGATGGATCATTTACGAGAACAGTCTGAAATAACCCAAAAAGAATATGACATGATCATCAGCAACTCGTCAGTGAAACAGCAGACTGCTCAGCTCCTGGACGTAGTCCTTTCTAAAGGGAATGCTCCAGCTGAAGTATTTAAAAACTGGATTCAAAAGAATGACATCTACTTATTAAGAGACTTAATGGGTAATTCaaaggttttcttttttcatttttatgttgaTCGATCAtttgtgtgctttttaaaattgatGAACATGATCACGACTTGAAACAACACGCAAAAATATCTGTTCTATAGCCTACCAAAATGCTGCATGAAATGGACCGATTCACACCAATACAAATGTCAAATACTTACAACTTTTATCATTTTGTTATAAGAATGTGACCCAAAACTCATTTCAGGACTGAAAGCATTGTGCAAaacttctagttgaaatgtttatataaaaaagagaaaaaaaaaaaatttaaataagtttttttttcccccatgtaaTTCCAGCACAACCAAATGAAGAATCTCCCAGTCAAGATCTGTCAGGTACAATTTTTTTATCctattagttttttattttttattttggcatcTTAAAGATTTTTCACTTGCAAGTAaagtattaatgtattttaattaataaacaaaaacaccacCCTTAGACATTTTTTGCTAAATAAACTTTTGAAATCCTACAAACTACCTTAGCAGTTAAAATCTAACCAGTAGCTTGTGAAACTAACATGTGTTCAGCACAGCTAAACTTACCATGTGCTTTTTCGCTATGCTTAACAAAGCATCTGTTTGGAAACTAAACGttttgtcgtccccccccccccctccccactttAGACATGACCATGGAAGAACAGCTGCGAAGGTTGCAAGAGGAACGCACCTGCAAAGTGTGCATGGACAAGGAGGTCAACATTGTATTCATCCCCTGTGGGCACTTGGTAGTGTGCAAAGAATGTGCCCCTTCCCTGCGCAAGTGTCCTATCTGCAGAGGCATGGTGAAGGGCACTGTGCGCACATTCCTGTCCTAGTCAGTTTTAAAGCATGAGAGCAGTGCTTCTGGCTAACGCAGAGAATGTAGTTTATGAATACACAGCCCTCTGTAGTTTGTATTGTGATTCACCTCGGCCAGATAGAAGTGTGATTGGAAGATGTTGTTCTAACAACGGGTATAACCTTTTATTGTGCAGAACTGCAGACGTTTTTGGGGGTGGGGGATTAAAACAATAAGACCGTGTAATGCTGGTATGCTAATGAGCAGAAACAAAAGGGATTTTAGAGCCTTTGCTGTGACACTATCTGCCAAACAAGTAGTCCATTATACATGTCGTAGGTGGGGGGGAAATCATTAAGCCTCTATAAATTAAGAATGCATTTTCTATGACAGTGGGCCAGAAGAAGGTTGCACAAAACATGACGTAGCCAGGGGGctgttcacattattatttatttcttagcagacgcccttatccagggcgacagaACAATTCTACAGTTGTTCTGTAGAATTGCAATTCGTCTTAATTCGTCTGGTAAATAATACAGGCTACTGTATGCTGAAACGTGCAGATGTTTTATATAGGTAGAAATTAAAAATCTAGCTTTACCTTCATATAGATGCATGCAATTTTTGAACAGATCTGTATAGGCTATTTCAAATTTCCATATGCAAATATGGTGTGCATCATATATTTACAAGGAACTAGGTTTAgcatttatttaaagaataacCATGAGTCTGCAAGATGCACAGTTAATGTCTTAAGTAACATGAATACCAAGGTCTTACAGAAAATGCGTATTTGTTCTGATCTACTTTGTCTGTTTTGCTGCCATATTTCCAGACATTTAGGTCTTGTATGTATTAAAAAAGCACCGACCTCAGAATAGGTAGTAACACAACAGAGTACTTTAAAATCAGAGCTGTCCACACTCCAAGTCTGTCAGATACACAGGAGCACATCATTGAGCTTATCTGAGCACTTTTTAACTGGGTTTGGTACAGGTTTTATTTCTGACTATTGTTAGCCCTGGTAATGTACATGTCTGTACAGGTAATTGGCTTCCTGGAATATGCTATCACTAATCTGTAGGTTTTGTGTTATGCAAGTATGGTGTGATTTCATGGAAAACTGATTACAAGAggtgcattttgtttaattggtcttgttgtgttgtgtgttttttttttttttaaattagtcagTTTGCCTAACGAATTTAAATATGCGTGTGTTTTTCAAGATTTGATTCCATTTGTTGGTGGAAACAAGCACTGGAAAAATTTGGTACAACAACACCATGCTGTGGGGGTGGGGTTTAAGCAAGATGTTGATCTTTAGAAAGTAGGCTTTAGGAAATTCCAAGCACCGCAAAATTCTCACACAGCTctatatgattatttatttaaatataaataaatctctgctTTTGGTAAATTGTGtgtgggttttctttttttttttttttttaagttttattataTTACTCATGGACATTGCAgctttaatatattttcatatcTGGCACTAAACGTATGGAAATTatatcattctgtatatatatatatatatatatatatatatatatatatatatatatatatatatatatatatatatatatataaaatcaatcaTTATCCTTAGGACTTTAGGACTTTAGGCCCAATCATGGAagtgaattaaaaatatatatatagcaatcaGTAAGATGAGAAGTAGTTTTTCACCATATGCACACTGTGAAAATGTTGATATcatacacagatacacacagatacttatACTCTCAAGAGCCTGTGTTGAAGTATGTTCAGATCAATTTTCATGACAATTGAATGTTGGTGGCCGGGccctctagatatatgtaaaaaacatatatacgacgggatagacagacaaacaggaTGCCTCCCCCTACCCTCTGATAATCttaataatataacaaatattCACAATTTAGACTCAATAGACAGACCACTCCCCAAGATGACGATACACTCAATAACTAAAGAATGTCGTTTGCAAGTTTCATTTTAATTGGACAAGCGGTTCTCTGGATATATGTTCAAATGTAAATGTGAAACAGACAGTCGGACGGAAGCACAGGCAGCCTCCATATATCCAGATTCTGTGATACTGACACGGGAAATTGAGGTTTTCACAAGTTCATCACGACTGTCAGAGATATTTAGTTGGACGGACTGCTTTCatttaatagtttttttgttttttttttgtgaactggcAACGTTATACAACGGTCAAGTTGTAACCTAAATATGTGACGGCGAAAATATTACAAATCCAATCATCTCGGACATggtaaatgaatacaaaatgcaATGAAACCTAGCCGTGGTGAATATCTTGATCTCCAGTGCCATCATCTGTTTAAAGTGAATGCTGCCGCTATATT from the Acipenser ruthenus chromosome 9, fAciRut3.2 maternal haplotype, whole genome shotgun sequence genome contains:
- the LOC131696570 gene encoding inhibitor of apoptosis protein-like, with the translated sequence MEILKSNTFFMNLMRNNAPVDLRYDYSSELFRMSTFAKFPASGAVLERSLARAGFYYTGVGDRVQCFRCKVTVENWQAGECPAERHKRQSPDCPFVQGLASSSSLLSSSHSAFSPPLQSILLSQISNSTSPPLVEQQVGYFSNRFSSIPPSPLSSRSTEDVSQQRPATSQHPRMRREQDRLDTFQNWPLANITPSELAKAGFFYLGQGDRVACFSCGGNLSNWEPGDRAVSEHQRHYPSCRFVRGDGTDNIPLPASITSLNVSNPAMQLCEERLLTFVSWPTRIPVRPDQLAKAGFYYVGRNDDVKCFCCDGGLRCWESGDDPWVEHAKWFPRCEYLLQEKGQDFVHQIQARFPRLFEQLLANGDHSSREFSDPTVVHLGVGEERSEDAVMMNTPVVKAALDIGFDRNLVKQTVQSKILSTGENYKTVQELVTDLLNAEDEKREEEKERIAEEMASDGFTFLKRHRLVLIQRLKSVKSLMDHLREQSEITQKEYDMIISNSSVKQQTAQLLDVVLSKGNAPAEVFKNWIQKNDIYLLRDLMAQPNEESPSQDLSDMTMEEQLRRLQEERTCKVCMDKEVNIVFIPCGHLVVCKECAPSLRKCPICRGMVKGTVRTFLS